One part of the Lachnospiraceae bacterium JLR.KK002 genome encodes these proteins:
- a CDS encoding glycosyltransferase family 2 protein → MEAQKAYQYKFTVVTPVYKVEEYLEETIESVLNQTIGFEENIQMILVNDGSPDNSEEICLKYQKKYPDNIIYLKKENGGVSSARNEAFPYIQGKYVNFLDSDDKWAPDAFALVYPFFEKNQNKTDVVGARKRFFEGRNDYHHLDYKFETTKVVYLQTQYDYVQLDVTSSFVKAEVLEHHRFCTKLKYGEDSAFINEVLLEKCTLGLVREAVHFYRKRRNETSALQNELKSDSYYLDSPEYYHKALIEKSLEQYKTVPEFIQYAVMYDLGWRIRKDIRSYVTDERAESYKKHIQEILQYIEERVIMNQRIMYKDAMIYALSLKYGRDIRKEIIYDMGKLLFHNIELLNLSQTSNIIILTSMEVKDQTVCLEGRVNTWLPEEDYEIYTEIKGKRSPLPCFDLKEFDKMGLDGVCHKGRGFRLEIPVGKKEWDLTFSIWYRDIYRKKVRFALDSSIPLNEEETSYYYQNFCLLRKDKKKLICKHMGRRERLEYEKAYQSTLIQAGRKDLLPFRKWYMVLKELKKKEIWLAADNLSQCQEPPAPVFQYLSEQRKAGTRIYFVSEKSCPAAKEAGKYGKILAYGSFRHKILFLLSDKIIVSGKHKDEMDVFGEQGTYMKDLYQFETVFWSET, encoded by the coding sequence ATGGAAGCACAAAAAGCATACCAGTATAAATTTACTGTGGTCACGCCTGTGTATAAAGTGGAAGAATATCTGGAAGAAACCATTGAATCAGTTTTAAACCAGACCATCGGATTTGAAGAAAATATACAGATGATACTGGTCAATGACGGAAGCCCCGATAACAGCGAGGAAATCTGTCTGAAATATCAGAAAAAATATCCTGATAATATTATTTATCTGAAAAAAGAGAACGGCGGCGTCAGTTCCGCCAGAAACGAAGCATTTCCCTATATTCAGGGAAAATACGTGAACTTCCTGGATTCCGATGATAAATGGGCGCCGGATGCTTTTGCACTGGTGTATCCTTTTTTTGAAAAAAATCAGAATAAAACAGATGTGGTGGGAGCAAGAAAACGTTTTTTTGAAGGACGGAATGACTACCATCATCTTGACTATAAATTTGAAACCACAAAAGTGGTATATCTGCAGACCCAGTACGATTATGTGCAGCTTGACGTGACCTCGTCCTTTGTAAAAGCCGAAGTGTTGGAGCACCACAGATTCTGCACAAAATTAAAGTATGGAGAAGATTCTGCATTTATCAATGAAGTGCTGCTGGAAAAATGTACCCTTGGCCTGGTGCGGGAAGCAGTGCATTTTTACCGGAAACGCCGAAACGAAACCTCGGCCCTGCAAAACGAGCTGAAATCAGACAGCTATTACCTGGATTCTCCCGAATATTATCACAAAGCCCTGATAGAAAAATCGCTGGAGCAGTACAAAACCGTGCCGGAATTCATTCAGTACGCTGTGATGTATGATCTGGGCTGGCGCATCCGCAAAGATATCCGCTCTTATGTAACCGATGAAAGGGCCGAATCTTATAAAAAGCATATTCAGGAAATTCTGCAGTATATTGAGGAACGGGTTATTATGAATCAGCGAATCATGTACAAAGACGCCATGATTTATGCTCTTTCCCTGAAATATGGCAGAGATATCCGCAAAGAAATTATTTACGATATGGGAAAACTGCTGTTCCACAATATAGAACTGCTGAACCTGTCCCAGACTTCCAATATTATCATCCTTACCTCCATGGAAGTGAAAGACCAGACCGTCTGCCTGGAAGGCAGGGTAAATACCTGGCTTCCGGAGGAGGATTACGAAATATATACGGAAATTAAAGGTAAGAGAAGCCCCCTTCCCTGCTTTGATTTAAAGGAATTTGATAAAATGGGACTGGACGGAGTCTGCCATAAGGGCAGAGGATTCCGGCTGGAAATCCCTGTGGGCAAAAAAGAATGGGATTTGACCTTCAGTATCTGGTACCGTGACATTTACCGGAAAAAAGTTCGATTTGCCCTGGACAGCAGCATCCCTCTGAATGAGGAGGAAACCTCTTATTACTATCAGAATTTCTGTCTGCTCCGGAAAGATAAAAAGAAATTAATCTGTAAACATATGGGACGCCGGGAACGTCTGGAGTACGAAAAGGCCTACCAGTCCACTCTGATTCAGGCAGGCAGGAAGGATTTGCTCCCGTTCCGGAAGTGGTATATGGTTCTGAAAGAATTAAAGAAGAAAGAAATCTGGCTGGCAGCCGATAATCTCAGCCAGTGCCAGGAACCTCCCGCCCCGGTATTTCAATATCTGTCGGAACAGCGAAAAGCAGGAACACGAATCTACTTCGTATCAGAGAAATCCTGCCCTGCCGCAAAAGAAGCCGGAAAATATGGAAAAATCCTGGCATACGGCTCATTCCGCCATAAAATCCTGTTCCTGCTGAGTGATAAAATCATAGTATCCGGGAAACATAAAGATGAGATGGATGTGTTTGGCGAACAGGGAACCTACATGAAAGATCTGTACCAGTTTGAAACTGTTTTTTGGAGTGAGACATGA
- a CDS encoding nucleoside-diphosphate sugar epimerase/dehydratase encodes MKTLAETNQLLFKRIILIVYDIIAVVAASLLALFIRFEGRYIEIPREYISRSLQYIPVIIVITLIIFYGFRLYSSLWTYAGAPELINITFASALSAMAQMMVMVFFDVRMPRSYYILYGVSLWILVFLSRFSYRGIRTLIKRQASGENTSRVLLVGAGAAGNMLVKEIRNSNYVSKQVVCIVDDDKSKEGSYLHGVKVLGNRQNIPELVKRYRIDEIIIAMPSAPAKEIKEILDVCKETGCELKRLPGVYQLVNGEVGISKLKEVDVNDLLGREPVKVDLSTILNYVSGKTILVTGGGGSIGSEICRQVAEHHPKMLVLVDIYENTTYDIQNELKNKYPELNLVVLIASVRNTKRMDMIFETYRPDIVYHAAAHKHVPLMEDSPNEAVKNNVLGTWKVVQAADKWKVKRFVMISTDKAVNPTNIMGATKRICEMIIQTYNTRSRTEFVAVRFGNVLGSNGSVIPLFKKQIEQGGPVTVTHPEIIRYFMTIPEAVSLVLQAGAYAKGGEIFVLDMGEPVKIADLARNLILLSGHKPDEDIQIVYTGLRPGEKLYEEMLMHEEGLQETENKLIHIGKPIKMDEEHFLLQLENLKEYVVQEPEDIRKWVQEIVPTYHPQKFKQE; translated from the coding sequence GTGAAAACGTTAGCGGAGACAAATCAGCTTTTATTCAAAAGGATTATTTTGATTGTATACGATATTATTGCAGTTGTGGCGGCCAGTCTTCTGGCTCTGTTTATTCGGTTTGAAGGGCGGTATATTGAAATTCCCAGGGAATATATTTCCAGGAGTTTACAGTATATTCCGGTAATCATTGTGATAACGCTGATTATTTTTTACGGGTTTCGTCTTTACAGCAGCCTCTGGACGTATGCGGGGGCGCCGGAGCTCATTAATATTACCTTTGCCAGTGCATTGTCTGCCATGGCCCAGATGATGGTGATGGTATTTTTTGATGTAAGGATGCCCAGAAGTTATTATATTCTATATGGAGTATCTCTGTGGATACTGGTATTTCTCAGTCGGTTTTCCTATCGGGGAATCCGGACTCTGATTAAGCGTCAGGCCAGTGGGGAAAATACTTCCCGTGTGTTGCTGGTAGGGGCCGGGGCCGCAGGAAATATGCTGGTGAAGGAAATACGCAACAGCAATTACGTCAGCAAGCAGGTGGTGTGTATTGTAGATGATGACAAGTCCAAAGAGGGCAGTTATCTTCATGGTGTTAAGGTTCTGGGAAACAGACAGAATATTCCGGAACTGGTAAAACGGTACAGAATTGATGAAATTATTATAGCCATGCCTTCTGCACCTGCAAAGGAAATCAAAGAGATTCTGGATGTGTGTAAAGAGACAGGCTGTGAGCTGAAACGTCTGCCAGGGGTTTATCAGCTTGTAAACGGGGAAGTCGGTATCAGCAAGCTGAAAGAAGTAGATGTGAACGATTTACTGGGACGGGAGCCTGTGAAAGTAGATTTGTCTACCATATTAAATTATGTTTCCGGAAAGACGATTCTGGTAACCGGCGGAGGCGGATCTATCGGAAGTGAAATCTGCCGTCAGGTGGCGGAACACCATCCCAAAATGCTGGTGTTGGTAGATATTTATGAAAATACCACCTATGATATTCAGAATGAACTGAAAAATAAATATCCGGAGCTTAATCTGGTGGTACTAATCGCTTCTGTGCGCAATACAAAACGAATGGATATGATTTTTGAGACCTATCGGCCGGATATTGTATACCATGCGGCGGCTCACAAGCATGTGCCCCTGATGGAGGACAGCCCCAATGAGGCTGTGAAGAATAATGTCCTTGGTACCTGGAAAGTAGTACAGGCTGCGGATAAGTGGAAGGTAAAACGGTTTGTAATGATTTCCACGGACAAGGCGGTAAATCCCACGAATATTATGGGCGCCACCAAACGAATCTGTGAAATGATTATCCAGACCTATAATACCCGTTCCAGAACAGAGTTTGTGGCGGTACGTTTTGGAAATGTGCTGGGGAGTAATGGAAGTGTTATTCCGTTGTTTAAGAAACAGATTGAACAGGGAGGTCCTGTTACCGTAACCCATCCTGAAATTATCCGGTATTTTATGACCATTCCGGAGGCGGTGTCTCTGGTGCTTCAGGCCGGAGCCTATGCCAAAGGCGGCGAAATTTTTGTGCTGGATATGGGGGAACCTGTAAAAATTGCGGATCTGGCAAGAAATCTGATCCTGCTGTCAGGCCATAAGCCCGATGAGGATATACAGATTGTGTATACAGGACTGCGTCCTGGAGAAAAATTATATGAAGAAATGCTGATGCATGAAGAAGGGCTGCAGGAGACAGAGAATAAACTCATCCACATTGGGAAACCTATTAAAATGGATGAAGAACATTTTCTGCTGCAGTTGGAGAATCTGAAAGAATACGTGGTACAGGAGCCGGAAGATATCAGGAAATGGGTGCAGGAGATTGTGCCTACGTATCATCCGCAGAAGTTTAAACAGGAGTGA
- a CDS encoding MBOAT family O-acyltransferase, giving the protein MVFSSSTFLFVYFPIVLIIYYLLHQRYRNTFLFLASLAFYAWGEPKFVLVLIISVFINYVAALLVDIKRVGGGKTCKIILGIDVILNLLLLFIFKYLNFITGNLKYIFPEIVVTDIVLPIGISFFTFQAISYVADVSRGRGKAQRNILNVGLYITFFPQLIAGPIVRYESISSEILERNTTWDDFCIGTKRFLRGIIKKIIVSNNLALVADTAFSMTSGNLSVCMAWFGMLAYTLQIYYDFSGYSDMAIGLGRMFGFHFNENFDYPYISKSITEFWRRWHISLGSWFRDYVYIPLGGSRVETRWKHIRNLFIVWFLTGIWHGARWNFIFWGLMYFVLLLLEKYTIHPEKFSGIRWKRYTWQIITMLCVGFGWVLFRAEGLHSAVLYVKFMFGLQNNLFINAETLFYIREYACITLIAIIFSVPVVRYLEEYVRRRNKKWILEITEPIVYIILFLLAVSYLVTGSHNPFIYFNF; this is encoded by the coding sequence ATGGTATTTTCAAGTTCAACTTTTTTGTTTGTATATTTTCCGATAGTGTTGATAATATACTATTTATTGCATCAGCGATACAGGAATACTTTTTTATTTCTGGCAAGCCTGGCATTTTATGCCTGGGGAGAACCCAAATTTGTTTTAGTGTTGATAATATCTGTTTTTATAAATTATGTGGCAGCATTATTGGTTGACATAAAACGAGTGGGGGGGGGTAAAACCTGTAAAATTATTTTAGGTATTGACGTAATTTTAAATTTATTGTTACTTTTTATTTTTAAATATCTGAATTTCATTACAGGCAATTTAAAATATATTTTTCCTGAAATTGTTGTTACTGATATAGTCCTGCCAATTGGAATATCATTTTTTACGTTTCAGGCAATTTCTTATGTGGCAGATGTCAGTCGAGGCAGAGGTAAAGCTCAAAGGAATATTTTGAATGTGGGTTTATATATAACTTTTTTCCCGCAATTAATTGCCGGACCAATTGTACGTTATGAGAGCATATCCTCAGAAATACTGGAACGTAATACCACATGGGATGATTTTTGTATTGGGACTAAACGGTTTCTGAGAGGAATAATTAAGAAGATTATTGTATCAAATAATCTTGCCCTTGTAGCGGACACTGCTTTTTCCATGACTTCCGGGAATTTGTCTGTCTGTATGGCATGGTTTGGAATGCTGGCGTATACATTGCAGATATATTATGATTTTTCCGGTTATTCAGATATGGCTATTGGTCTGGGAAGAATGTTTGGCTTTCACTTTAATGAAAATTTTGATTATCCGTATATTTCAAAGAGCATAACGGAGTTTTGGAGAAGGTGGCATATATCTTTGGGATCCTGGTTCAGAGATTATGTATACATACCGTTAGGCGGTTCAAGAGTGGAAACCAGATGGAAGCATATAAGAAATCTTTTTATCGTATGGTTTTTGACAGGAATCTGGCATGGAGCGAGATGGAATTTTATCTTTTGGGGATTAATGTATTTTGTGCTTCTTTTATTGGAAAAATATACGATTCATCCTGAAAAATTTTCAGGGATCAGATGGAAAAGATATACATGGCAGATAATTACAATGCTTTGTGTTGGTTTTGGCTGGGTATTATTTCGTGCGGAAGGTTTGCATAGTGCAGTTCTTTATGTAAAATTTATGTTCGGCTTGCAAAATAACCTGTTTATTAATGCAGAAACCCTGTTTTATATAAGAGAATACGCATGTATAACGCTAATAGCTATAATATTTAGTGTACCGGTTGTGCGTTATCTTGAAGAATATGTGCGTAGAAGAAACAAAAAATGGATACTGGAAATAACGGAACCCATTGTATATATTATACTTTTTTTGCTTGCAGTATCATATTTGGTAACAGGTTCCCACAATCCTTTTATTTATTTCAATTTTTGA